One region of Choristoneura fumiferana chromosome 3, NRCan_CFum_1, whole genome shotgun sequence genomic DNA includes:
- the Fis1 gene encoding mitochondrial fission 1 protein, producing the protein MEDVLDEVVSSEDLQKFERVFHEQLHGGRVTHKAQFEYAWCLVRSRYPTDIKKGILLLKELFNSHPDGKRDYLFYLAIGHARIKEYSKALNFVKAFLEIEPANQQVLALERQINKRMEKEGLIGMAVAGGAVLALGGLVGLGLALASTKK; encoded by the exons ATGGAGGATGTTTTGGACGAGGTGGTGTCCTCGGAAGATTTGCAa AAGTTCGAGAGAGTGTTCCACGAGCAGCTACACGGCGGCCGCGTCACGCACAAGGCACAGTTCGAGTACGCGTGGTGTCTCGTTCGGAGCCGATACCCCACAGACATTAAAAAG GGCATCCTCCTCCTGAAGGAGCTGTTCAACTCCCACCCGGACGGCAAGCGCGACTACCTGTTCTACCTGGCCATCGGCCATGCTCGCATCAAGGAGTACAGCAAGGCGCTGAACTTCGTTAAAGCTTTCCTCGAGATCGAGCCGGCTAACCAACAAGTGCTGGCTTTGGAG CGTCAAATCAACAAGCGCATGGAGAAGGAAGGTCTGATCGGCATGGCGGTGGCGGGCGGCGCCGTGCTGGCGCTGGGCGGGCTCGTGGGGCTCGGCCTGGCGCTCGCCAGCACCAAGAAATAG